The following are from one region of the Melospiza melodia melodia isolate bMelMel2 chromosome 16, bMelMel2.pri, whole genome shotgun sequence genome:
- the LOC134425934 gene encoding TLR adapter interacting with SLC15A4 on the lysosome-like produces the protein MLAEGILTRLIYRESCHQDKPRKSPASQKAKEGIWRQKLVDIPRIKGFADGCEKQEELSARSSKVEAGSSPRWGSIGKEPAKDQGMLVKGTASPAVHIPRRGGSLDEVDLYRSWPCNSIYQNYPDLQIGGDRVGGPTCDSGCVLDHGCDELPDGPVLLSIDIPLGQSPLCEHPRKPTGVSLPGDEAGERSLLLSEEPLSNSALNKYMEAKVAELYKQFFEESLARCGSITNLLTCSWIRNSLDQISVQISQEQNIETSRARGALLHSLALFSSRNAPNRNSSEFSTPNLQISNTGAAKWSCRVEFTS, from the coding sequence ATGCTGGCAGAAGGCATCCTAACGAGGCTCATCTACAGAGAAAGCTGTCATCAAGATAAGCCTCGCAAATCCCCTGCATCCCAAAAGGCCAAAGAGGGAATCTGGAGACAGAAACTTGTAGACATCCCAAGAATTAAAGGCTTTGCTGATGGATGTGAGAAGCAGGAGGAGCTCTCTGCCAGAAGCAGCAAAGTGGAAGCCGGGAGCAGCCCCCGATGGGGATCCATAGGGAAGGAGCCTGCAAAGGATCAGGGAATGCTGGTTAAAGGCACTGCATCCCCAGCTGTACACATCCCCAGGAGAGGAGGGAGCCTGGACGAGGTGGATTTGTACAGGTCCTGGCCATGCAACAGCATTTACCAGAACTACCCTGACCTGCAGATCGGGGGGGACCGCGTGGGGGGCCCCACGTGTGACTCGGGCTGTGTCCTGGACCACGGGTGTGATGAGCTCCCTGATGGGCCTGTGCTGCTCTCCATAGACATTCCCCTGGGTCAGTCCCCTCTCTGTGAGCATCCCAGAAAGCCCActggggtgtccctgcctggAGATGAAGCTGGAGAAAGGAGCCTCCTGCTCAGCGAGGAGCCCCTGTCCAACTCCGCGCTCAACAAGTACATGGAAGCCAAAGTGGCAGagctctacaaacagttttttgAAGAAAGCCTGGCCAGGTGTGGTTCCATAACAAACCTGCTGACCTGCAGCTGGATAAGGAACAGCCTGGACCAGATAAGTGTTCAGATCTCCCAGGAGCAGAACATAGAAACCTCCAGAGCCAGAGGAGCCCTCCTGCACTCGTTGGCTTTGTTCAGCTCCCGCAACGCTCCCAACAGGAACAGCTCCGAGTTCAGCACCCCAAACCTCCAAATCTCCAACACAGGGGCTGCAAAATGGAGCTGCAGGGTGGAATTCACATCCTGA